The following DNA comes from Methanosarcina vacuolata Z-761.
TTCTGCGTTTTCTCAAGTGCCAGATGAACAACAGGCATGGAACGACTTAATTAAACTGGCCACTGATAAAGATAGCACTGTGAGAAGCTATGCAAATCATTCTCTTGGAAAAGTTTCCATATTCAAGGCTTCCCAATCAGAAAAAGAAGAAGATTACAAAAATGAATTGGAAAAAGCGATTGATTTTTTTGAAAAGTCAGCAAGAGAATCATCTTACTGGATAAATCCGTCTCGATTTTGCCTCCCCTTCTATCGTTCTTTTCATACAATAATATTCAAAAGACTGGAATCAAAAGAAGAAGTGGACAAATATTTGGTAGAAGCAAAAAATGCCGTTGAAGGTTCAAAGAGTAAAGAATTACTTTTTGAAGCTGTTGAAAACCTTGCAAACGCATTAAAAAAAGTTGAGAATCTCAGAAATTTGAACTTAGAGACAATGAAAGGCGAGATCGGTTTTTATAGACAATACTGTGATCGTGCAGCAGAACTCATGAGAGATACTGAAGAAACAGCACCTTTTGCAACAGTAGCTATGAGAAAGGGGTTGCCTATACTGGACAGAAACCTAAAAGAGCTTCTCGAAGATATTCAAAAGAAAGCAAAAAACGCGTGCAAAGAATCGAAAGGGACCGATGCAGAAGAAATTGCATGTGCTATTAATAGAGAAATCCAAACGTGGGAAATCGGCAGTCAGGAGGAAATGGCTTTTAATGTGGAAAACCTGATTTTTACCTTAGAATCAAATATCCCAAGAATACAAGAGAATCAGTATATTTTCAACAGGATTCAACAAATAAGAGAACAAAAAGATGTTCCCAAACAGTATGGGATCATATCTACTATCATCCCATTGATTCCAAAAATATACATGGAACAAAAAGTGGACGAGCTTGAAAACGATATTAAGGGAATAAAGGAAAAAATAGACTATGTAATCATCTCTCTGAAACCTGGAATAAAAGAAGAAATTGAAATCTCTGTAGGAACTGAAATTTTAGGTACTGGTGTAACACACAAAATTACGATACCCTTGCAGGAAATTTCTTACTCAGAACTGAAAGAAGACCTTGAAAAAATAACGGGAAGAAAAATTGATAAATTATCCAAAGTGCCAAAAAAGTTGGCTAATAAAATCAAGGGTTATTTACTCCTGCATGACAAAGAAGATGTTCTTGAAAAGTTAATTTGAACCCTCTTTTCGCGATATTATTTCTAAGCAGTTGAAAACTGAGACTTTACTTCATTTTAGTTTTCTTATCTAATCATTGTGCTTCCAGCCTGGCCCGTGCGGTCTTGATGGCGCGGTGAAGCCTTTCAGCCAGCAGTTCACGGGACGGTAGTTCTGTTAGATACTCAGCCACATGGATACCAGAACGATTCAACTCCAGCAGCTCGATTTGTTCCTGTTTTTTTCCGGCGCAGAGAATAATCCCAAGAGGTGCCTCTTCTCCCTGTTGACGCTCATATTTATCCAGCCAGCGCAGGTAAAGCTCCATCTGGCCCTTGTACTCGGCTTTGAAATTTCCAAGCTTCAGATCAATAGCGATCAGCCTGTGCAGGGATCGGTGGTAGAAAAGAAGGTCAATGTAAAAATCGTCATTGTCTATCTGGATATGCTGCTGTCTGGCAACGAAGGCGAACCCGGCTCCTAATTCAAGCAAAAAAGATTCCAGTTCACGCAGGATGGCATCCTCAAGGTCTTTTTCAAGATAACGGTCTTTTAGCCCCAGAAAATCGAGGACATATGGATCGCGGAAAACAAGCTCAGGTGTCAGTTGATCCTGTCCTCTCAGAGCAGAGAGTTCGTGACGAATCACTTCTTCCGGCTTACGTGAAATAGCGGTGCGCTCATAAAGCATAGAATCGATACGTTCTTGAAGTGTACGCGTGCTCCATCTTTCGATTCTGCAAATCTCAGCATAGAACTCGCGTTTGAGAGAATCTTCAATAGGTATGAGTATCTTGAAATGTGTCCAGCTTAATTGTCGCCTCAGCGCAGCGACAATTTCCTCATCCGGAAAAGCTTCTGCGAACTGGATCATCCGGCGCAGATTTTTCTCTTCAAATCCCCGGCCAAACTCAGCAGTCAATTCTCTTCCAAGTGAGATGACGATCTCCTGTCCGTATTCCGCCCTCTCCCCTCTGAGGATTTCTTCCAGGATGCGTTTGCCAATATGCCAGTAGAGCGCTGTCAACCCGGCATTAACAGCAGTCGCCACCGCCGAACGGGTTTCTTCTATCATCTGGCGGATATCGTTCACCAGCAGGGACTTATTTAAAGACTGGCCGACCTCCTTCCTGTCTTTACGGTTCATAGCTTTTTTCCCTGTCCCCTATATCTAATTCAGCAGTTATTCTAAAAAGAACTAGTAAAAATAACTAGTGAAGAGAGTTTAATAAAGGCTCACAAACCCTTCCATCCTTTTCTGATAATACAAATACTCCTGGGCATACCCGCAGTAGTGTCCGAAATAGTCCCTTCCCCATTCCCCCATACAGCTCATGTTTGTGCAGGTTTCAAAGTAACTGTCATCTATATGGTAATGCTGGATAATCTGCTTGATGTGAGTATCAACTGGAAAGGCTTCCATTTTATCAAAAGCGAAAAGAAGCACGCAGTCAGCAACCTTTTCCCCAATGCCCCTGAGCCTCATAAGGCGTTCCCGCGCATACCTGTACTCCAGGCGGAAAAGGACGTCAAGGTCCAGCTCGCCCGACGCAACTTCTTCAGCTGCGGCTATTATGTTCTGGGTCCTGAAGCCCAGTTTGCACTTGTCAAGCTCGGCGGGATCGACATTTGCAAGAGTTTCGGGGTCAGGAAAGCTGAAATAGCCTGGCTCGAGTTCCTGCCCGAAAAACCGGCTGAGCAGGCAGATTCGTTTCTGAATTGTGGGGATGTTTGAGGCTGTTGAGAGCATATAGGAGATAAGGCATTCCCAGGGGTCCTGCCGGATCAGCCGCAGACCCCGATATTTGCGGATCGCCCTGTCGATTAGCAGGTCCCGGTTTATGCTTTCGTAGATAGAAGGCATGTTGTCGTCCAGGCGGAAATAGCGAGTAAGAAACTCAGGCTGAAGCTTTGAATCGACAATCAGTTGCCCGTGGTCCTGCGAAAGCCGGATAACCTGATCTCCGACAACGCCTGTCCACCAGTCTCCGTCTCGTACCCATCGGAAGACCTGTCCGCAGTCGAGAGTATGATTAAGGTCAAAAAGTTCGGGTTTAAGCCTGTACGTCCAGCTCAAGCCCCCTGAGAAAAGTACCTGCCGTTAACGTATCTCCCAGCCCGACCGTGGTTACTGGAGACCTGGAAAGCATTGTAGGCAACATGCAAATAATATAATTCTCCCTTAAAGTATAAGCCCCCTGCCCAAGAGTTTTTCCATTAAAAGCCTTAACAAAAGCTGCAATCTGTTCTCTTCCAAACGGGCTCTCCTGAAGTTTCGAAGCTTCCTCTTCCACAAATTTCCGCCCTTCAAGCCTGCCTGAAGCTGCATACACACCTGCACACCTGACTCCGAATTCCAGGGATTCAAGCTTTTCTCGGGCTGCCCTCTGCAAAATTGAACTTTCGGATTCGTCAATTTCAAATTCAGAAACTGCTCTGGAATTAAACTCAAAACCGGTTTTAAACATAGCCAGCACAAATTCCCTGGTATGGATTATAAGCTTCTTAAGCCCGTGCCCTGATGCCAGCCTGAAAGCCGCACTGGATATAGCATCTGCATCCATATGCTGAAGTCTCTCTCCGGAAACGCCGTGTAAATTAGAAAACACTGCAAGCTCGTCTTCATTCATTCCAAGGCTATCGGAAAGTTTTGCAAACTTCAGAAAGACCGAATTTGCAATTTCTTTACTTGCAAAATGTCCGAGTTCCAGGTGAATCTGAAGTTTATTGTTCCTGGTTTTCCAGCTTTTTAGCTGAGAGAAAGTATCATCAAGAATTGTCTTATAAGTGCAGCCATTGGGATAGTTCTCAAGCAGGAGATGAAAACCCGATATGAGTACTCCGTCGAGCTCGCAGGCGTGTTGGAGAGCATACTGCTCAAACGCAGGGTTGACAAAAAGCCTGAGATTCAAATGATCGAAGGTAGCTATGAAGCGGTTTTCCCTCGGAACCCGAACCTCTTTCCCATAAAGGGAAAATGTCTCCCCCTCAGAGAAATCAAATACGAAATGTATGGGCTCCTGGCTGCTGGAAAAGGCACCTTTATTTTCTTCAGGTTCTGTGCTTGCGTTTTCCGTTATCTGCATGAGGGGTTCCGGAAAATAGATCGCCTTTTTTGAAAAGAGAGAAAGCTGGGTTTTAGAGGGAACTGCAACATTCGGTATTACTCTGGAAGCTCCTAGCTGGGAAAGAACATTTGCCATTATTCCTGCATTTCCGCCCATTCTTACGAGGGATTTTCCAAAATAGCGTCTTTTAAGAAACTCGAAAACGGACTGATCAAAAACAAGCCACTCGGCTCCACATCCATTTTTCATACAGTATGTAAGCCCTGCTACAAAATCCGATTCCGAAAAGATTTTTCCGGGAGGGTTCTCGATTTTGTCAAGAATTTCAGCCTCTTCGAAGGTTTCCAGCAGTTCCGACATCTCGGCCCCGCTGATCCTATACACCGAATCTATGTTGACATTATATCCGCAAAGTATATTCATCTAACCAGTTCCTGTATCCCTTAAATAGGAGGCGAGTGGAGGCAAATAAGTGGAGGGCAAATGGATGGAGGGCAAATAAATGGAAGGCAAGTGGAAGGCAAATGAGTGGAAGGCAAATGTACAACTTTGGATACGTCAAAGAGAATTTATTTTCATGCCTGATCCTGTTTCATTCTTGCAAGCATGGCTGCAAAAGCTCCTGCCGAGATTGCATCACCTATCCCGACTGTTGCTTTGGGCTTATCTACCACCTTGGAAGGAATTAAAACCGCATCATGGTCAGACCCATAAAGATATCCGTATTCGAACTCCTCATGAGTACAGAGTTTCTTCCCTACACAGTAAACCCTGAAGTTCTCCAGGTCTTCTATGCCTTTACTTGAAACCGGAACCTCCAATCCTGCTTCTACGTCCTCAAGGTTCTCAATTTTTCCTTTAAGGGCTTTGGCACCGGCCAGAGTTGAGGAAAAGAGCAGAGCATCCCTGTGTTCTTTAAGTGTAAGAGGATGGCCTTTTGCAAGGACACAAATGTAAAAGCCAAGAGAATGAACATGGACCCTTTCAAGCGACAGGTCCTTTAAAAGCTGAACAGCTCCATGGTAAAGAGAGGTTATCCCGGTCTCTTCTTTTCTTATCACGGAATAAGAGAGTTCTTCATGCCCCAGGACGTTCAGGGCATTTGCCACTTCTACGGTATCAAGGCCCAGGGAATGAACATGTTTGGCGACAATTTCGGTCAGGATAGCCTTTCTTATTACCCTGTTCTGAATGGATGTAAGTTCTACATGAATGCGGAGTTCAGGATTTAGAGCCTTGAGTTTCTCAATAGCTTTCACGGAATGAGAAACATAGTCCTTATACGTAGACCCATCCTCGTACTGCTCTTTTATCATCTGATAACCTGAAAGCATTGCCCCGTCAATCGGAAAGAGTGAATCGAGGTGCTCATAGATTTCCCTGTCCATGTCAAGGCGTATCCATTTCGGGCGGGAAGAAATTATAAGGCGGTTATCTCTCGGGATCTGGAATTTGCTTCCACCGCAGGTTACGTCCATGCCTTTGGAATACTCAAAAATCCAGTTGACTTTTGACTCGGTTCCGGGTTTGAAGGCTTCTCGCGGGGGTTTAAGTACAACCTTTCCATCTTCTACCTTAGGGTGCAGAAGATTGTCAGAAGCCACAAAATATTCTGCCTGTTCTTCGGAAAGCCAGGGAATATACGCCACCACTTTTTTTATTTCAAGGCGGGCAAGAAGATTGGAAATTATTCCTGCCTGGCCGCCCATGCGTGCATAGTCAAAACCCAGGTGCTCTTTCAGCCATTCATGAGTATCCGAGGTATGGGTCGGAATTTCAGCGGCTTTACCCTCTCGCATGGAAATCAGCAGGCGAGCCATGAAATCAAGAGGCTCTTTTATTTCTCTTGGGTATGTTTCAACTCTTGCCTGAATCTCAGCCTCATTAAAAAGCCCCATAAGCATAGACAGTTCTTTGTCTGTAAGGTGCTTGATAGCATCAATATTACTGTTGTAAGCTACAAACATGCCTTCCAGATAAGGAAGGGCTTTTTTGACATCGTAAAAAGCATCATTGTAACGCTGTTCCCATTCTTGTATATCCACTTGAGAAACCCCCTGGAAATATAGATATGAACCTGAAATAATTTTCAGGGACTAGGGGAAAACCCGGATTTTTCCCGAAGTAACTTCATTTATATTTCGAATTAATCTTGTTTACATTTTTTATTTCCTTTCACCTGTTTTTCAGCCTGTATATCATTCCTGTAGTCAGTCCTGTTTTTCGGTCCTGCTTTTTTAGTCCTGTATCAGTCCTGCTTTTTTAGTCCTGTATCAGTCCTGTATTTTCAGTCCTGTGCCAGTCCTGTTTTTCCAGTCCTGTACTGCAGTAAGTTATATACTGGCTTTAAGCCTGTATTCAATATTGTATTAAGTATTCAACACTGTATTCAACACTGAACTAAACACTGCATTAAGTCGTATATTCTGCGTTAATCCTGACATAGTCATAGGTCAGGTCGCAACCCCAGGCTGTTGCCTGTTCCTCTCCCAGATTGAGGTTAAGGGTAATGACAATTTCTTCATTTGCCATTATTTTTTTCAAAAGCTCGAGATCCGAAGAACTGGAAATCTCGCCGGAATTTACAAGTTCAACCTCTTCTCCTCCTCCTGAGAAAGAGAGAGAAAGCATTTCCTGTTCAAGTTCGGCACCTGAGTAGCCTGCGGCGGCTACAACCCTTCCCCAGTTTGGGTCCTTTCCGAAAATTGCGGACTTAACCAGAGGAGAACGTACAATTGCCTTTGCAACAAGTTTAGCGTCCTCGTGTGTTTTTGCGCCAACTACCCTGGCTTCAATAAGTTTTGTAGCTCCTTCTCCGTCTTTTGCCATTTTCTTCGCAAGCTCGGTGAAGACGTAAATCAGCCCCTCCTCAAAGTCATCCAGACAATCCATACAGGGCTTGACTCCAGACTTGCAGGTGGAAGTAAGGAGGACCATGTCGTTTGTGCTTGTATCCCCGTCAACCACGACCATATTGAAAGTTTTATCCACTGCTATTCTGAGAGCAGCATCCAGTACGTCGGCAGGCACTTTCGCATCGGTATATGCAAAACAGAGCATAGTTCCCATATTGGGTTCAATCATCCCCGAACCTTTGGCAATTGCTCCTATCCTGATCCCGCAGTCCATCTCAATAGCTGCTTCTTTTACAACCCTATCCGTGGTCATCATTGCTTTTGCAGCTTCACGGCTGCACTCAGGAGAACTGCCCAGCCCTTTGAGGACTTCAGGGAGATGTTCCGCGATTAAGGAGACATCAAGCCTTCTGCCAATTACTCCTGTCGAGGCAACTGCAACCGTGTCAGCTTCAAGACCAAGCTTCTGGGCAAGTACGGATGCCATTTCCATCGCATCCAGAAAGCCGTCATCGCCTGTAAAGGCGTTTGCGTTTCCACTATTTACAATTACTCCCGAAAGACGGTGATGAGTATCGATTACTCCCTTACTAAGGGTAACCGGAGCTGCTGTGACCTTATTTTTTGTAAAAACGCCTGCTGCAGGCCCCTGTGCAAGAATGACAGTCAATCCCATTTTTCCGGTTTTAATTCCGTTTGCAGATACACCCTTTACTGCACAGATTCCACCTTCTATTTCCTTCATGAAAGACTCTCCTTTTTCCTCAGAGCTTTGCAAGACCTTCGATAATATCGCCGCGAGTAATTATCCCCACCACGCGGTTGTCCTCAGTTACAGGAAGCCTGTTGATCCTGTGCCTTATCATATGCTCGGATGCCTCTTCAACAGATGCCTCGGAAGAGATTGTGTGCACATCCCTTATCATAATCTCTTCTATCTTTGTGGAACCCACATCAGAGAGCATCTTCTTTGTTTCCTCCCAGCCAAGGAGTTCCCTGATAGGAACCTCAATAACCTCAAAGGGGCTTGGAAGCCAGAGTTCCCCCTTTTCGGGGAGTATCAGCAGTTTTAGCAGGTCCGCTTCACTTATGATTCCCACAAGCTCTTCACCGTCAAGGACAGGTGCTCCACTGATATTGTTTTCCTTCAGGACTCTTGCCGCTTCCCGGACTGTATCATCAGGCTTGCAGAAAACAACGTTCGGGTTCATGACATCTTTTACATTCATCTGACTATACCCCTTGAGACAAATTCTATTCTTTAATTTAATCCGTCACCAGTTATATTTTCTTGCTTTGGTTAAGTTTACGGAGCTGCAGCAGGCAGCCAGAGCCCAGATTTCTCGTCCAGTCCGAACATAAGGTTCATATTCTGGATAGCCTGTCCGGAAGCACCTTTGACCAGGTTATCGATTGCAGAGAGCACGACAACCCTGTTATTTTCCTTATCTGCTTCAAAGCTTATATCACAGAAGTTAGAACCTCTGACTGCGGTTAAGGAAGGAACTCCTGAGGGGAACCTTATAAACGGCCTGTCCCTGTAAAATTCCTCGTAAATTGTCTTTAAGTCGTCCGCGGAGAGAGGTTCTTTTGTAAAGAGGTGAGCAGTTGTAAAGATCCCCCTGATAGATGGAATTACATGGGGAGTGAAATTAATGTTCCTGAGCTTTCCATCAAGCCCGGTCAGTTCCTGGACAATTTCAGCCCTATGCCTGTGAGCTGTAAGTTTGTATGGGATGATATTTTCCGCCAGGTTTGGATAATGTGAGTTTTGAGTGGGTGAGATCCCAGCTCCTGAGATTCCTGTTTTGGAATCAAAAACCGCAATATCGATAAGTCCAGCTGCTGCAAGCGGGGCTGCTGAAAGGGTTGCCCCTGTAGGAAAACACCCCGGGTTTGCCACGAAATTCTCTTCTGCGACTTCAGGGTGGAGCTCTACAAGCCCGTAAACGGCATTTCTCGGGTCGCTATGCTTTATCCCGTAGATTTTCTCAAATTCTGAGGTTTCAAGCCTGTAGTCCGCGCTAAGGTCAACAACCTTAGTGTTGCCGTCAAGCAGTTCAGGTACATAGTTCATACCAGTTCCGTGAGGTACTGCAAGAAAAACTACGTCACAGCGCTCCCTTATATCTTCAGAGTCAGGATTTTCATATTTCAGGTTGAGAAAACCTTCAAGATGCCTGTGAGTGCTCGTTACAGGCTTCCCTGCAAGGCTTCGGGAAGTTGCCAGCTCTACCTTGACATTCGAGTGGTTAATGAGCAAGCGCAGGAGTTCTCCTCCCGTATATCCCGAAGCTCCTATTATTCCAGCCTTAATCATAAGTGTCACTGCCTGTGTAATACTAATACAAGATAATTAAATTTGTTATTGAAAAAAACAAATATAAAATCTGTTTCTGTTATTAATTGATGTAATGAGGTCTGCTAGAAAAGCTGGTTCCGGCTACAGCACCATACCTTTTTTCGTAAGCACAGTTTTTTAAAGGAGAGCTCAACTTGTAATCAATATCATTAGATATTCTTTACATAACCGATCTATAAAGGAAATTAAATTGAACTTCTGCAATAAAATTACAAATTGAGTTAGATATGCGCTTTTATAATTAAATTACAAAGTAAATTGGATATGTTGAGTTAGATATGAATATGTTGAGTTAAAGATACTTCTTCAACTTCTCAATAAACAGATCTCAAGTGAAATCTGCTTTGATAATCGAAATTTTTCCTGAAAGCTTCTGCCTGGATTCCAAACTTACTGCTGATTGTCTACTTTCGTAAAGGATAAGAAGTTTACTTTTCCCGGTTCAGGGCATCTAGCTAGAAGACGCTAATCATAAGGAAGCCTTATAGTGGAAACTCCCCAAATTTATCAGTAAATTTAATTATGAAGGTTTTTTCACAAATTTGTCAGTAAATTTAATTATGGAAGTTTTTTCACAAATTTATTAGTAAATTAAATTGTGCAGGTTTTCTTTCCGAATTCTAGAGAGAACGACTCATATAATTTTAAATCAGTAAGATTTAAATTTTTTAATATATAAGTATATTCCAGATGAAAATTGCTAAGGCACTTAGCGCCGGAAATTGGAAGTTTACAGGTAAATGATTTTATCTTTGGAGACTATCTTACTATAGGAAAATTTGCGACATACCCTTTAAGTGTCAGGAAGAAAAAATCATGAACAGAAAGAAGACAGTCTATCTTGCAGGTCCCCTCTTCAGCCATGCAGAACTCGATTATAACGGTAGATTGAGGGATTTGCTGCTCAGTAAAGGATTTTTGGTTTTTTTACCACAGGAAGATGCAGAGGATACGGTAGATGAACGCGAAAAACAAAATCAGGAGTGTATTTTCAATAAATGTGTGGAAGGTCTGGACGGTTCTGACATTGTAGTTGCAGTTCTGGATGGTGTGGATGTAGACTCAGGAACTGCCTGGGAGATAGGCTACGCTTATGCAAAAGAAAAGCCTGTCATCGGTATTCGAACCGATTTTAGGTCTCTCTCCGATGGGATTGTTAACCTTATGGTAGAGATGGCTATAGTCTCCCTTGCAAAGGATGAAGACGAACTGCTGAAAATGATAGAAAAATTCCGGTAACTTTAGTGGCTGACTTCTAACTGTCTCTGTTCCCGAACTTTTAGGTCCCAACTTTTCTTTGATCCCATTTTTCTTTGGTCTCATTTTTCTTTGATCCCATTTTTCTTTGATCCCATTTTTCTTTGGTCTCATTTTTCTTTGGTCTCATTTTTCTTTGGTCTCATTTTTCTTTGATCCCAACTTTCCTTTGGTCCCACTTTTCTTTGATCCCAATTTTTCTTTAGTCCCAATTTTTCTTTGCTCGGAGCTACTTGTGACCCGAACTACTTTTTCCGTTTATCAGAATTTACTCTTGAAGACAAAATCACAGATAACATATCAGGAAATCAAAGTTATGCTGGTGCACCCTGTTGCTTGCATGGGCATGTTTGTGCTACCGCTCTAAATATGGAGTTTAAAGGAACTACTAACCTTTAGAGTTCTGACTGAATAACCTTGACTCCAGAGTGAAACCGGCTTAATAAAAGATGAAGCAAAATGTTCAGGCTTTGAAAGCCTAATGCATAGGCTTATTTTTTCTCGACCTCAAACTTTGATATCTCCAGGAACCAGTAGCTTCCCCTTAAGACCATTTCACTCTCTATGACCTTTATTTTGTTTTTGAACAACGGGCTGTCAGTAACAAAGGTATGGAATTCCCCGTTTTCACCACATGGATCGATTGAAGGATTGTGATTTTTCAGGTCGCGTATGAAATTTTCATCTATTTTTCGGCCCAGCCACTCTTTCCCTAGCAAATCGGCTTTGACGCTGAGCAGGATCACCTCAAACCCAGAATTTATGAGGTCATTTATGATCTGTTCGGAATTACTCTGCCAGAGAGGCATTATTAACTCAAGGCCCAGGTCCCCGCATATCCTGTCTACGAGTTTTTCGTGTGTGCCGATATGCCCGAAAACAGCCCCGTCTATTTTCTCCCCACTATCCATTAAATTACGGACCACTGTTTTGAATTCCTGTTCATATGAAACAAAGTCTTTATGGATAAGAGGAATTCCAAGCGCCTCAGACTGTACATAAACCAGGTCAGGACTGATGTCATGGGAGCCGCGCCTCTGAATTTCCCTGAAGTTCAGGAGATGGGAAACCTCAAAACCTTCCGAGATTGCCCTGTAACATGCAAGACAACCGTCTTTTCCTCCTGTCCATGAAACAACCACCCTGCCTTTGTCACTTTTGCTTTCATCAATCTTGCTTTCATCGATATTGCTTTCATCGATCCTGGCTGAAGTTGGATTGGTTCTCATCTTCCATATACATGCACAATTTGAAAAAAAGTCTTTTGTTTTTCACCGGCTGTCTCTCCGAAATTCCTCAAAACCTGTTAGGCCAAGTTTCTTCCCTACATCAGCAAATATGCCCTTAAGGATTAGTTTGAAAGCACACTTACCCGTAGGCGGAAAAAAGAGAATGAAAAGGAGTTATAAAGATGCCCTTTATATCAATGAAGTGTTAAAACCCTCTTTTTAAATTAAATATGTAATTACATCTGAATTGGAATTAGTTGAGAAAAGATCAGTTGCAGAAGCTAGAATCTATAACGATTATTAGGTAAAAAAATTTTAATATAGAATGCCCAACATAATAACTACTGGAGGTTAAAATAGTGACCTTTGTGAACGGATATAATTTCACAAAAGTGAAAACTTCACATGGGCCTGATATGTACGTCTCCAGATATGGGAAGCTGGTAAAGATCGTTCCATTCAGTCCACAAGTGGAGTTCTCCGACAAATACACCAATGACTTGATCCACCAAATCGAGTCAGTGGAGTGAAATAATAGCAAATTTTTCCGACTTTTTCTTTTTGATTCGGACCTATTTTTATGAAAGCCTTTTTTTCAGGCCGAAGCTCGCTCGGTCTGGCATTTTTTAGACTATTTTCACTATATATATAACTTGTGTTTACCTACATTTTTTATATACAGTTCTTGCTTTCAGGCATTTTCAGGAGCTTTCAGCTTAGAGCACCTTGTTTATGAAAGCATTTGTTAACTTTACATAGGTAAAAGAAGTCTTAACAAATAGAAATCCGGTAAACTAATCTTCAATTATAGGGAAAAGAATAAATGTTAGAAACTAAGGAAAACCATCAAGTTGCTCCGGAAATAAGAAAAATCAATAAATTGATCCAAAAGAGAAAATAAAGTCGATATATTAATTAAAAATGAAAATTAAAGTTGATAAATTGGTTAAAAATAGAAATAAAAGTCAATAACTTGATACAAAAAAGAAATGAAAGTCGATAATTTGATCCAAAAGAGAAAGGAAAGTTGATAAATTGATCCGAAGCTACAGGAAAACCGACCTTGAAGAAATGGTAAGAATCTGGTATGAAGCCTCCGTTATTGCCCATTTCTTTATCCCGGCCTCATTCTGGGCTTCGCAAAAGAACGCAATGAAAGAGAAGTACCTTCCACTCGCTGAAAACTTTATTTTTGAGGACGAAGGGCAGATTGCAGGATTCATCTCCCTTGTTGGAGAACACGTCTGCGCCCTCTTCGTAGTGCCGGAAATGCAGGGTCAAGGAATCGGCACGGCTCTTCTCGAACATGCAAAGACCCTGAAAGGAAGGTTATCCCTAAAAGTTTACAGAGAAAACAAGAGTGCACTTCACTTTTATGAAAAGTGCGGGTTTGT
Coding sequences within:
- a CDS encoding DNA-3-methyladenine glycosylase family protein, which translates into the protein MSWTYRLKPELFDLNHTLDCGQVFRWVRDGDWWTGVVGDQVIRLSQDHGQLIVDSKLQPEFLTRYFRLDDNMPSIYESINRDLLIDRAIRKYRGLRLIRQDPWECLISYMLSTASNIPTIQKRICLLSRFFGQELEPGYFSFPDPETLANVDPAELDKCKLGFRTQNIIAAAEEVASGELDLDVLFRLEYRYARERLMRLRGIGEKVADCVLLFAFDKMEAFPVDTHIKQIIQHYHIDDSYFETCTNMSCMGEWGRDYFGHYCGYAQEYLYYQKRMEGFVSLY
- a CDS encoding ADP-dependent glucokinase/phosphofructokinase; this encodes MNILCGYNVNIDSVYRISGAEMSELLETFEEAEILDKIENPPGKIFSESDFVAGLTYCMKNGCGAEWLVFDQSVFEFLKRRYFGKSLVRMGGNAGIMANVLSQLGASRVIPNVAVPSKTQLSLFSKKAIYFPEPLMQITENASTEPEENKGAFSSSQEPIHFVFDFSEGETFSLYGKEVRVPRENRFIATFDHLNLRLFVNPAFEQYALQHACELDGVLISGFHLLLENYPNGCTYKTILDDTFSQLKSWKTRNNKLQIHLELGHFASKEIANSVFLKFAKLSDSLGMNEDELAVFSNLHGVSGERLQHMDADAISSAAFRLASGHGLKKLIIHTREFVLAMFKTGFEFNSRAVSEFEIDESESSILQRAAREKLESLEFGVRCAGVYAASGRLEGRKFVEEEASKLQESPFGREQIAAFVKAFNGKTLGQGAYTLRENYIICMLPTMLSRSPVTTVGLGDTLTAGTFLRGLELDVQA
- a CDS encoding HEAT repeat domain-containing protein; translation: MLDQDKIHDQCLREDPKKRIKALEQLEFKFFSLSDKQKAWKDLHVLTNDEYWGVRYKVAYVLGSVFPYLPDKQKAWNDLHALTSDEDRDVRVKAVYALGSAFSQMPDKQKAWKHLIRLTSDEDWRVRDKAASALGSAFSHMPDKQKVWVDLHVLTNDEYYDVRSSAAFALGSLFSQLPDKQKACEDLTRLTKDNDEDVRLKAVYALNSAFSQLPDKQNAWEHLIRLTKDKDSRVRYDATTSVLVAFSQVPDKQKAWKYLIRLTKEKVVNTRHKVAAALGSLFLYVPDKQQVWNDLIKLIKDEDILVRYSAVDALSSVFFNVPDKKQAWNDLIRLTNNENKSVRTGAASVLGSAFSQVPDKQQAWNDLHRLTNDEDSSVRLSAASALGSAFSQVPDEQQAWNDLIKLATDKDSTVRSYANHSLGKVSIFKASQSEKEEDYKNELEKAIDFFEKSARESSYWINPSRFCLPFYRSFHTIIFKRLESKEEVDKYLVEAKNAVEGSKSKELLFEAVENLANALKKVENLRNLNLETMKGEIGFYRQYCDRAAELMRDTEETAPFATVAMRKGLPILDRNLKELLEDIQKKAKNACKESKGTDAEEIACAINREIQTWEIGSQEEMAFNVENLIFTLESNIPRIQENQYIFNRIQQIREQKDVPKQYGIISTIIPLIPKIYMEQKVDELENDIKGIKEKIDYVIISLKPGIKEEIEISVGTEILGTGVTHKITIPLQEISYSELKEDLEKITGRKIDKLSKVPKKLANKIKGYLLLHDKEDVLEKLI
- the pfkC gene encoding ADP-specific phosphofructokinase, which produces MDIQEWEQRYNDAFYDVKKALPYLEGMFVAYNSNIDAIKHLTDKELSMLMGLFNEAEIQARVETYPREIKEPLDFMARLLISMREGKAAEIPTHTSDTHEWLKEHLGFDYARMGGQAGIISNLLARLEIKKVVAYIPWLSEEQAEYFVASDNLLHPKVEDGKVVLKPPREAFKPGTESKVNWIFEYSKGMDVTCGGSKFQIPRDNRLIISSRPKWIRLDMDREIYEHLDSLFPIDGAMLSGYQMIKEQYEDGSTYKDYVSHSVKAIEKLKALNPELRIHVELTSIQNRVIRKAILTEIVAKHVHSLGLDTVEVANALNVLGHEELSYSVIRKEETGITSLYHGAVQLLKDLSLERVHVHSLGFYICVLAKGHPLTLKEHRDALLFSSTLAGAKALKGKIENLEDVEAGLEVPVSSKGIEDLENFRVYCVGKKLCTHEEFEYGYLYGSDHDAVLIPSKVVDKPKATVGIGDAISAGAFAAMLARMKQDQA
- a CDS encoding PDDEXK nuclease domain-containing protein — translated: MNRKDRKEVGQSLNKSLLVNDIRQMIEETRSAVATAVNAGLTALYWHIGKRILEEILRGERAEYGQEIVISLGRELTAEFGRGFEEKNLRRMIQFAEAFPDEEIVAALRRQLSWTHFKILIPIEDSLKREFYAEICRIERWSTRTLQERIDSMLYERTAISRKPEEVIRHELSALRGQDQLTPELVFRDPYVLDFLGLKDRYLEKDLEDAILRELESFLLELGAGFAFVARQQHIQIDNDDFYIDLLFYHRSLHRLIAIDLKLGNFKAEYKGQMELYLRWLDKYERQQGEEAPLGIILCAGKKQEQIELLELNRSGIHVAEYLTELPSRELLAERLHRAIKTARARLEAQ